The nucleotide window GCTAAATCCACTCCTTACATAGGTGTGGCTCCCTACCCTTCTCGTCGGTCTCTAAAACGAAGAGGGAACCGCCGAGCTCCTCTCCAGCCCTAGACGAAGATGTGACGAAAATTTTATCCAGGTCTTTCCCTCCAAAGGTCAGAGATGTAACTATCTTCACTGGCATTTTAACTTCCAAGATGGGCTTTCTGGAGAATGGCTCCCATTTGGTTATAATTCCTCCTCCGTAGTGGGCAATCCACAGGTTACCCGACAAGTCCACAGTCATACCGTCTGGGACGCCAGGGTAGTCCCAGGTTTCCACTGCAACCCCCAAGCTCTCGAGTTCCTCTCCCTTGACCCTAAAGGCGTAGACCCTCTTCTTTGGACTATCCACAAGGTAGAAGACGTCCCTAAACCAATCCAACCCGTTGGAAATAATTAGCTTATCCACAATTACCTTAAACCTTCCGTTGAAAACGTAGAGCTTCCCTATCTCGTCCTTCTCTCCTAGGTCCATTGTGCCGACCCAGAAGTTACCGTCGGGTCCGCACTTCCCGTCATTAAACCTCACTTGTGGAACGTCCTTAATGGAACCTAGCTCCTTGAAACTCCCGTCGTATCTGTACAGGCTTTGACGAGCGGAAACCAGGAAGGAGCTCTCAGTAAGACCTATAGAGGAGACCATCTCAGGAGCGACCAGGACCTGGTCTGAAACTTCGCCCTCCACGTTAGTTGTTATGTGTAATTTACCTCCCTCAATATCGACCCAGAGAAGCCTTTCCATCTTGGGATCCCAAACTGGTCCTTCTCCCAATGAGGCTCTAGTCCTCAATAGTATTTTAGGGTTCATTAAATACGATTACAGGTTCGCGATAAAAGCCATGATGTTAACTCTCAGGGATCAGAGGGACTGGTAAGTGAAACTCCCACAGACAGTTCTTTTGCTTTTCCTCCAACCCTACTTGAAGCGTCCAGATCTATCCCTTTTCGGTTTGTCTGACCTCCTCCTCGCCCTAAAGGCAGGCTTTCTTTTCCTTTTATAAAAGCTACGACCGAAAAAGGGCTTTCCGCCTGACATGAGATAATGGCATAGACCTTTTGCTCAACCCGAGTCGATCGTAGTCATGGTTATTTAACCGTGAGTTTTTATACAATACCATGGACTACAGCTCAGCCTACGCTAAGGCAATTGACGAACCGAGTCTCTATTGGGATTCATTCGCGTCCAGGCTTATCTGGTCCAGGAAATGGGACACCACGCTGTCTGGGCAGAGGTGGTTCCTGAACGGAATGACCAACATCTCCGATAACGTTCTCTCCCACGAAGGAATAGCCCTAGTGTGGTACGGAGAGGGGGAGAGGAGAGAGTTAACCTACTCTGAACTTGCCTCCCTCACGGAGAAGGTTGTAAACATTTTGAAGGAGAGAGGAGTTAAACCAGGCGATAGGGTTGCCATACATATGCCGAATATCCCCGAGACCATCGCTTCAATTTTAGCCTGCGCCAAAATGGGCGTAATTTACACAGTGATTTTCGCGGGTCTAGGGGAGGAGGCTGTAAAGTCCAGGATCCAGGATTTCTCTCCTAAACTAGTGCTCTCCACATCTTACACCAAGAGGAGGGGACAGAAAATTCCACTAAAATTCGGGGACGTCCTGCTGGACAGGAACACGCCAGGGTGGGACGGAGATTTCACGCAGGCAGTACAGGTGGAGTCCAACTCCCCCATGATGGTTATGTATACTTCAGGGACAACTGGGAGACCTAAGGGTATAGTTCTCCCCCACGGCTCATGGATGGTGGGCCACTATACCACTTTTCAAATTCTCTTTTCGCTGAGAGAAGGGGATACTGTCTTCACAACCGCTGACGTGGGGTGGATAACGTTTTCCAGGATAATGTACGGAACTCTCCTACACGGGGGGAAGCTGGTGTTCATGGAGGGAGCGCCAGACTACCCCAAGGACAGGATAGGCTCAATAGTGGAAATGGAAGACCCTAAGGTCTTTTTCACCTCCCCGACTCTCCTCAGGATGCTGAGAATCATGGACCTAAAGATTAGGAGAGTTGAGTACCTAGCGACTGCCGGTGAAATCATGGACGATAAGTCGTGGGACTACGCAGAGAGGGTAGCCGACAAGGTCACAGATATCTACGGACAGTCAGAGACTGGGTACTTGGTAGGCACCCCCTTCTCCTTGGGGGTTGAGTCAAGGAGAGGATTCGCTGGAGTACCATTCCCGGGGGCAGTTCTTGTGACCGTGGACGATGAAGGTAAGGAGGTCAAGGGAACTCCTGGGCATTTGGTACTCAAGTCTCCTTTCCCTACCAAGTTTGTGGGGGTGTGGAACAATGAGGCTAAATTTAAGGAGTACTTCAAATACGGGGGGCACGATACTGGGGACATGGGGATTATGGATGGGATGTATGTAAAGATCGTCGGAAGAAGCGATGATATGATCAAGGTTGCAGGACACAGAATAACGAGCGGAGAGGTTGAGAGCGTTGTTTCTGAGATACCTGGAGTAAAGGACGTAGGGGCCGTTGGGGTTCCTGATGAGATAAAGGGAGAGAAGTTGGTTCTCTTCATAGTAGGGGACGTCCATGAGGAGGATGTGGTAAGAGAGATCAGAAACAGGTTGGGGCCGATATACTTAGTTGACAAGGTCGTCAAGGTGAATAGGCTCCCAAAGTCCAGGAGCGGGAAGGTCATGAGGAGAATACTTAAAGACGTCGTATTGGGGAGGCACGTGGATCCTTCTATTCTGGACGACCCTGAGGTGGTGGAGGAGATTAAGAGGGCCCTTATTGACCGAACGTGACACTGTACCGCTGGTTCAGGATCAAGAATTTAAATGACGAAAGCTAAGTACATTTATGAAACACAGGAGATCAAGGTTAGGACTCCTATTTTTTCTTCTCAGAATCCTTAGGCTACTGAGGAGAAAGTAAACAAGGTTTTTTATTCCCTCATGAGCATTATATGCCATGGAAGTCATATTGCGAGAGATAAGTAAACAAATAAATGATCTAACCAAGGAGTTCTATGAGAGGGTCCTCCCACCTATTGACATATTCGAACAGGGGAATACGCTAGTTGTTACGGTGGACATGCCAGGCTTTCAGAAGTCAGACATATCCATCAGGTTGACTTCCGACGGAATTCTGAGGATAGATGGGAAGAGAGAGACCGACCAGGCAGGGATAAAACACGTGGCGCAGAGACCTTCTAGGATCACAAGGGAAATAAAGTTACCTGTCAAGGTTCCCAAGGACGCTGAGGTCTCAGGTAAGTATGAGAACGGTGTTCTGACCCTCAAGATCCCCATTGAAGGTGCTGCTAAGGTAAAGATAGAGTGACAGTTAGCCCTAACAAGGCCACCAGTATTGCTGTGACGTCACCCACGAGGAGGTAGGTCGGGATGGACATTGCCACTATGGGTATCCCGACCCATTTTCTTGAGTTCCTCACCTCCCCTTGAGGAGACTTAAGCATTCTTTCCTTCATCCCAGTGGACAAGAAGTTAACGTAGTCCATCACCTCATCAACGAAAGCTAACCTCAACAGTCCCTCCTCTTCCACCAACCTCACTAGGTTGGGGAGGAAATCAAAATCCGGGTCAATCATTCTGCAGGTTCCCTCGAGGACTGAGGACATCCTGAAGTACAGGGCGATCCTCTCAGGGAGCCTCAAGGGGAACTTAAAGAACGCTTCGCTCGCTAATCTGTTGAACTCTTCCAGCTCTAACTGATCCACTGGGATCCCCTTAATCCCCTTTATCATTAGCTCGAAACCTTTAGCCAGCAGTTTCCTGTCCGCGTAGGGTTGGATAGCCCCTAACTGGTCTAGAACGTTTACGAGCATTATAGGGTCCCCCCTACTGATGGTAACGTACATCCTGATGAGCTTGATTCTAGTTTCCCTATCTATGTAACCTGACATACCGAAGTCGTAGAGGATGATGTTACCGTCCTGGTCGATGGAAATGTTTCCAGGATGAGGATCAGCGTGAAAGTACTCCCCCTTCAAAACGGGGTAGACAAATACCTTAAAGACTCTCCACGCTAAGTTCTTTCTATCGAAACTCTCCAGAGCTTCCTTGGAGGTTATCTTAAACCCTGGGAGATACTCCATGACTAGCACGTGTCTGCTGGCCTTTATAGTCCTGGGAATTTTAACCCTAAATCCCTCGAGCTCGTCCTTGATCTTGGAAGTGTAAAAGGCTTCCTTCTCGTAGTTCAGCTCCTCAAATATCCTCGTGGAGAACTGCCTGAAGATGAGGGAAAGCGCCTCTACAAGCCCTGCATCCAGGAGTAACCTAGTGAAGGGCAGGAAAGTTCTTATGAGAGAGATGTCCTCCTTGAGTACCTCTTCCACCCTTGGCCTATTGACCTTGATCGCCACTTTAGTCCCGTCCTTTAAGACGCCTACGTGAACCTGACCAAGACTCGCAGCTGCTACTGGCTCTGGATCAACATCTTGAATTATATCCCCAGCTTCTTTAAATATCATCTCCTTCACCTGATCGTAAGGGGCTGGGGGAACTTCGTCCTGTAACCTCTGCAACTCCCTCATGTACTCCTGAGGTAGGACGTCCGGATGAACTGATAAAACCTGGCCTAACTTTATGAAGGTTGGCCCTAACTCTATCATGGTGTCCACAAACTTTCTAGCTTCCTCCTCAATCTCCTCTTTGGGGACTTCCTTGTTCTGAAGAATACGTTTCCTTATGCTCCTGTACTTCAGTAGCCTCGGTGTCATTTTCCTTAATATTACTAAACCCCTCTTGATAGCCATTCATAATGAATGCAAACTAAAACATAAAATAGCTATCTCAAGGAGGTAGGGAGTAGAGCTCCCCGGACCCTCTGAACAGTGGCCGAAGTTTACTGTTTCCGTGAACCCTTTGAGTTCATTTAACCTCATGTCAGCCATATATGATGGTGTGACCTAGGTATAGAGACCTCCCCTAGATGTGGGCTTATATCCTCAGGAGCTAGGGGTCTGGGCCTCACCTGGTTTCATGTTGTTTGATATCAACCCCAAACCCTTGACACGGGAGTCGAGCAAGGGACTCGCCCTCACCCATCCTAGCCCCTTTAGCGGGGTGACCCCGACTCACCTAGATGGGGAAACCCGAAAACCTTGGGGTGTCCATATGTCTTACTTACCTTTCGAGATACAGACCGACATCCGGGGCAAGACCCTTTGCTGTATATAAAGTCCTCAACAGTCCAGATCATATAGACATAATGGGGTCAAGGAAACTGTTTACTACGGCCATTACACCAGAGATGTCTGGGTTTTTCTACTTGATAGATTGGGGTTTCCCTTAATGAGTCAGAGGGGTATGAGGGGAGTCCTCCTCAACTCCCCTGAAGTCCAGAGGTTAGGTTTGTGTTAACTGACCTCCTCCCAGCCCTAAAGGAGGGTTCCACAGAGGTCTTGGGTGTTATTCCCTTTACGGGAGTTACTCCGTTTGAAGAGAGGAGAAAAGAGAGAGGTGTTTTCAACTTTTGCGACTCTCTTTATTCCCCGTTTCATTACGTTTAAAGCACCGTTAACGTCACTGTGTAGTCTGTGACCTAAAGGGCAGTTAACTACTCCCCTAGGCTTCCCACTCACTTGAACGTTATAAAAGGCGCAGACCATTGAAGTATTATACTCGAAGTATTATACTCAACAACGAGAAACACCTTTATACCATGCTCGTGGAGCTTGAAGAGTATAGCCTCAATTAACTCGTGGTAAGACCATATGTTCACAGTGAACTTGTTACCCTTGCCCTGGGAGATGGAGTAAGGGTAACTAAGTTAAACCGAAACCCCTTTAGAGGAATCGAGACCTTACCCAAGCTTTTGACCACGTAGTTCCCGCTTTTCCGTATCGATGAAGGTTTTAAAGTTAAATTGCAATTGATATTTATGATTTCGATAGTCTTGGGGTGTTCCCCTTGACCAACAGGAACATCAAAGCCATTAAATGGTTCATTAATACCCAACTTCTTGGAAAATGGTACAACGTAGCTTACGCTACCTTTAAGGTTACCTCAAAATGTAACTTAAAGTGTACCTTTTGTAACCCAGCTTACTATAGCGGGACCTTAGAGGAAGGGAGCACAGAGAGGTTGAAGAAGGTCATAGATAACTTGAGGGACTCATCAGTGGTAGTCCTTTCCTTCGAAGGCGGTGAGCCCACTACACGCCCTGATATCCTAGATCTCCTTGGGTACGCCCATGACGGCTCCTTTTACGTCATGCTAACCACCAACGGGTACAGGCTCGGTGATCCAAGTTTCCTTTCCAAGATCTCGGAGAGGATCGATTTCCTCCATTACTCCATAGACGAGTATCACTGGAACCTTAAGGCTTTAGATAACCTATGCAAGTTTAGGGAGTTTGGCCTAAAGGTTAACGTGCAGACAGTTGTCACTAGGTACAACATAAACACTCTCGAGGACAAGGTAAAGAAGGTGAGAGAGTGCGGTTACAAGATCCTCCTCATGCCGGCTGTGGATTACCCTGACTCAAAGGTGAAACTTGAGCCTGACAAGGAGCAGTTCTATCAGGTTCTCTCCTACCTAAAGGGGAAATACGGCTCCACCCTCAATAACTCGTGGGGCTTCATCAGGGCCCTAAAGGGGGAGTTCCCAAAGAGGTTAACTAGTTACGCCATAACCATTTACCCCAACGGTGATCTCCCCTACCCGGATGATATCAACGGAGAGGTGATAGGGAATCTGTCCCAGAATAAGTTGGGGGAACTTCTCAACTCCTATAGGGCTAAGGAACTGAGAAGGAAAATGATGGAGAACTCTGCTAGGTACGAATACCTGCACTTACAAACAGCGTCTTTCAATAGCATAAAAGACCTAGCAGAATACGCTAGGGAGATGGGAAAATGGGCGTTTACCGGTAAGGCTTAACTAATTAGTTCACCTCTAGTGTTTGAACCCTAGAATCCATAGTGCTCCCGACAGGCGAAAGGACTACGAGACCCCTACTGGAGTTATATCTTCATTGAAAAATTTAAGTCGCTCTCTACATCTCTAAGCCTACCCTACAAGTTTAATACCTGAGAGATGTAAGTAATTTATGAAAGCTATAGTCGTAACTCCCCAAAAACCCGGTGTGGACATCAGGGAAATTGAGATCCAAGAGAAGGGAGAGATCAGGGTTATGACCAGGTTGAGCGGACTTTGTGGTACGGATAGAGGGATAGTGAACGGTGATCTAGACTTTGCTCGCCCTCCCCCAGGCAATGATTATTTGGTATTAGGCCACGAGACCCTCGGAGAGGTAGTCGAAGGTAACGACAGGCTCAGGAAAGGAGACCTCGTGGTGCCAGTCGTTAGGAGGGGTTGCGGGGAGTGTCTAAACTGTAAAGTAGGTCATCAGGACTTCTGTGAGACTGGGAAGTTCACTGAGATAGGCATCAGAGGCGCACACGGAACCATGAGAGAGGAGTTCTGGGACTCGGAGGAGAACTTAGTTAAGGTCGCCCCCTCAATTGGAGAGATAGGGGTTCTTCTAGAACCTTTGTCCAACGTCGTCAAAGCTACCCGTGAACTGGAATCAATCCAGAGAAGAATGTTATGGAGGTGTGAAGACTCGACTTACCAGTGCAGGACCGCCGTAGTCTTGGGGAGTGGTCCCATTGGTCTCCTCTTCTCACTAACGCTGAAGACCATGGGGTTCAACGTTATTGTTGCCAACAGGAGACCTCCTTCTTCGGTGGAGGAGGAGATAGTGAAAGCCACAGGTTCTATTTTCATTAACACGTCATCTGAGCAACTACCTGAAATGGACCTCCTTGTAGATACGTCCGGGCACCCTTCAGCATTCGTCCCTCTCCTCCAAAAGATAAGAAAGAACGGTGCACTAGTCCTCTTCGGGACAACTGGGAAAGAGAGGGCAGAAATTACCGCTGAAGATGTGACTAGGATAGTGGAAAACAACGTCGTAATCATGGGGAGCGTGAACGCGTCTAAGGACGACTTCCAACAAGGGGGTAACCTATTGGTTACCTGGAAGGAGATGTACGGCGAGGTCATGAGTAAATTCATTACTAGGAAAGTCAGCGTAGAGGAGGCTCCGGAAGTTCTGGAGCATAAGGTACCTGGAGAAATCAAGACTGTAATTAAGTGGAAGTGAGTAGGGTCTACAGTTCAATACGTCGAGAATTTAAGTGAATAGTCTACTCGCGAAATTTGTTCTCATATAAAGTTATTATCTTATCTGATAGATCCATATTGTTGGAGAGCGAAGAGATTCTTTTCATAGTCTCAGGTCTCATATTCCTCGCCGCTCTAGGGGTATATTTGGGGTTAAGGGATTTTACGGTAGGCCTAATCCTAGTAATAATTGCATTAGTGTGGGGGATAGCCATTTACCTATTCATGGCAAAGTTTTGGAAAGAAGATTAAAAACAAAACCTCGAAGAAAATTGTTGCGCCTAGAGGAGATGTTCAACCTTCAATAAGATGAAGTTCTCGATCTTAACGCCCTCACTTAGATTTAAGGATGACGTCCACCGATTCCTTCAAGGATGACAGATCGCCCTTAATTTTCACCAGGTCTCCACCTTTAAACCTCAGCTCGACAATGTTAGTCCCATCCGACAACAATACTAGAATTGGGGAGTTGATGCTCTTTACTACAGCTTCCTCCAGAACGCTATCCACATCCTTAAGTGTAACCCTCTTGCTTGACACAGTCTTCATCTCTAAAATTGAGGGGAATGTATCGTCATACGAGGCTGAGGATCTGCTCTCCACATTTAAAGAGGGTTGCCTCGTTGCTGGATTTGGCTTAGCTTCAATACTTTCCTTAGCTTCAATACCTTCCATATCTCTCTTAAATATCTCCACCCCCCTCTTATAGAAATCCTGTGTCTGTTTTTTGGCAACTGTCTCCAATGGACCTTTATAGAAGAATGTGAGTCTCACCACCGTCCTGCCCATTGTAGGCAGAATAGTGAAACGTAAGTAGGAGTTTATCTTTATTAGACCGTCCACCTTCTTTATAAGATAAGTGATCTCGTCCTTCGTGACCTGCTTAGTCACTCTAAGTTTTAGAGTGATCAGCCATGAAACCCTTAACTCCCACTCATTCTCTCCTAAATCGATTAAATCATCAAAGGCAGGTACATATTTCATCAGATTCCTTGGATTTGAAAGGTACTCCCTAACCACTTCCTGCTCTTGCATCACATCGAAGTCGTAAGTCACTTCCATAGAATATTATCTCTTTTTCTTAAATTTAAATAAAGTCTCTTGGACTAATTTAGGATATAAACAATCAACACAATTTCAGAGTACGAGACTTACAATTTACAGGTTGCTAGAAATGAGAAGGCCGCTAGGTTATGAAAGCGGGCACTCTGTTATCTAACGAGAGGGACTGATGCTTCCCCGTTAAACTCTATAATGAACTTCTGACCTCCTCCCCTCCATAAAGGGCGAGGTTTGCCGTTCTTTTATCACTAAAGTCACTCTGACCGTAAATCTGACTTTTCCCAGCTGAGAGGAAAAACGCGAAAATTACCTAGACCTCAGAGATATTCCCATATGCCCTTCCCCTTATAGTTATAGATCACCGTTTTGTAAGCCGTAACGTACTCTATGGTATACCCTATTCCCTCCCTTCCCAGGCCAGAGTCCTTCCTCCCCCCGAAGGGAAAGTAACCTATCCCATGTCTTGGGAAATCGTTAATGTATACTGCGCCAACCTCCAACAGCCTTATCGCTCTTCTTATCTTATTTATGTCGTTCCCGAAGATTGAGGCGTCGAGGCCATACCTTCTCCCATTGCTTAACTCTATTGCCTCATCCACAGATTCCACCTTAGTCAAAACAGCGACAGAGAGGAAAACTTCCTTCCTGTAAAGGTATAAGCTCTTGACTTTCCCCTTCTCGACTTCCAGAAGAGTTGGCTCAACGTAGTTATCCTTAATTCGCTTACCGCCGTAAAGGACATTGGCTCCCTTATCCGTGGCGTCCTTTACTGCAAATTCGAGTTCTTCCACCGCTCCCTTCTCAATTACGGGACCCATATTGACCTCGTCTCTGGGGTCTCCAACCTTGATCTTCTTAATCTCCTCTACCATGACTTGTCTTAGTTTGTCGTAAACCTGGGGCTCTGAGAACACGAACTTCACGGAATCGCACCTCTGTCCGCTATAGGAAGTAATGGATGTGACCAGTTTCTGCCCTGCACTTACCGGGTCAGCGTCGTTAAGGACTATGGCAGAGTCCCCTCCTCCGAGTTCCATAACGTATTGTTTTACTCCTCCGTTCCTCATTACCCTCTCACCTGTCTCGGTGCTTCCTGTGAAGGAAATTACCCCAATTCTTTGGTCGGAAACTATAGCGTCCATCTCCTTCCCAGGTACTGTGAGAACGGCGAGTCCAGTCTTAGGGAAACCTGCCAGTTCTGCAATTCTTGCGAAGAGGAGGGCAGGGACCGGAGTTCTACCCGCAGGTTTAATAAGTATGGCGTTCCCTGCTACGGTGGAGTACACGAACTTATTCACGACGTCAAACAACGGATAGTTGAAGGGAGTTATGGCCAACACAACTCCCAACGGTTCCCTCCTAACTATCGCCTCCGCCTCTAGACTTTCTGAGCTCCAGTCCCCAGGAACGTACTCCCCATAAAGTTTCCTGACGTCCAAGTCTGCCCTAATCAACCTCTCAATCGAGGCGTTCACTTCTCCGTTCGCTGAGGCTCTAGTCTTACCATTCCCTATCACCAAGACTTCAACCAAGTCGTCTCTAAACTTGTTCAGCAATTCAGCCATCTTATGAAATACCTCTAGCCTCTTCTCTCCAGGAAAGTCCCTAACGGCCCATCTACCGGTCTGGAATACCTTGTCTATAGCGTGGTCTACCATCTCCTTTGGAAGTCTAGGAACCTTACAGTACACAGAGAGGTCTATGGGCGACTGTACCTCTTCCAGCTCCTTGGATGATACCCAGTCTCCAGCCAAATACGTTTTGAAGGAGATTGACCCAGAGTCCGTAGTTGCTATATCCTTTAATTCTGGTGAAAGTTCCTTTAGAGAAACCATGCTTCCTATCTTACTCCGGGAACTTTATTCATTTCCCTCAAGAACTCGTCCAGCTCCTGCAAAGTTGGAAGGGGCTCCTGATCACCTCTCATTGTGACGTTTAGCGTTGAGCTCGCTATTGCGTAGTCCAAAGCCTTCTTAGGGGGGAATCCGCTCAAGACCAAGGATAGGAACGTTCCCCCTAGGGCGTCCCCAGCACCCACAACGTCCTCAACTTTCACGGTATATCCAGGTGAGAAGTACTTTTCCCCCTCGTAATACACAGTGGCCCCTTTCGGTCCCTGCTTCATTACCACCAACTCAGCGTAAGGACTTAGCAGTCTGTAAGCTTCGTCTGGGTTACTTTCACCTACCAAGACCTTGGAATCGTCAGTGTCGGTGATTAGGAACTTGAGTGGTTCCCTTCTCAATAGGTTCATGATGGTCTCCCTAGCCTCTTCCGGTGACCAGAGCTTTAGCCTTATGTTAGTATCGAATGACGTAACCTTAGCCCTTTCGAATGCCTCAAATACAGCCTCCCTAGCAGTCTCGGAAATAGCTAGAGTTATACCCGTGCTGTGGACGACATCGGCCTCCCTCAAGAGATCGTCGTCCAAATCCCCTGGGCTCAACCTGCTCCCTGCGCTCCCCTTCCTATAGTAAATTGAGATGCTCTTGTCCGGGACTGGGTAATTCCTCTGTATAAAGAAAATCCCTGTTGGGTTGGGGTCCAGCTTCACGCGTCCGACGTCAACTCCCTTGCCTCTCAACCACTCAATTGCGTTGCGACCGAACTCGTCATCCCCTACCCTGCCCACGAACACACACCTGTTCCCTAGGAGAGTGAAGGCAACGCAATAATTGGCCTCGCTACCTGCGATGTGTTTCTCGAAGTACGTCACGTGCCTTAGAGGACCTGGACTTAGCGAGTTTAGCTCTATTAAGATCTCCCCTAAGGCGACCATGGTCTTCATCTTGGCATCAGACCCTTGACGAAGCTCTCAATTTCTCCCTTCAGCGCTTTGGACTCTGAGTCGTCCAGGGGGAAGATCGGGGGCCTCGGATATCCCACGGAATAGCCCTGGACGGTCTCAGTCATAACGTAGAGGGACGCCAGGTGACCGTACTTTCGTGAAATCTCCACTAACGAAATAATTACCCTTTGCAAACTTAAGGCCGATCTCAGGTCACCGTTCTTCACATATTCCTTCATTTTACTGAAAACTGCAGGGATGGGGTTAGCCATGGAAGCGACTGTACCATCCAGGGTCAGGAGGGAGTAGAAAGCTAGGGTGTCCGACCCGTTAAATACCTTCATCTTCGGGAAGGTTGACTTGAACTCGAGGGTATGGGACAGATCCTGATTTGTGTCCTTCACTCCTGCAAAGTCCAGGTTGTACTTGGATACCACTTTAGCTGAAATATCATAACCTGTAGCCAGCGGATAATTGTAGAGGTAAACTGGGTGTTTGGAAGCCGAGATGATGGAACTGAAATAGTTGGCAAGCCACTTCTCTGGAAG belongs to Metallosphaera tengchongensis and includes:
- a CDS encoding SMP-30/gluconolactonase/LRE family protein, with protein sequence MNPKILLRTRASLGEGPVWDPKMERLLWVDIEGGKLHITTNVEGEVSDQVLVAPEMVSSIGLTESSFLVSARQSLYRYDGSFKELGSIKDVPQVRFNDGKCGPDGNFWVGTMDLGEKDEIGKLYVFNGRFKVIVDKLIISNGLDWFRDVFYLVDSPKKRVYAFRVKGEELESLGVAVETWDYPGVPDGMTVDLSGNLWIAHYGGGIITKWEPFSRKPILEVKMPVKIVTSLTFGGKDLDKIFVTSSSRAGEELGGSLFVLETDEKGREPHLCKEWI
- a CDS encoding AMP-binding protein, with translation MDYSSAYAKAIDEPSLYWDSFASRLIWSRKWDTTLSGQRWFLNGMTNISDNVLSHEGIALVWYGEGERRELTYSELASLTEKVVNILKERGVKPGDRVAIHMPNIPETIASILACAKMGVIYTVIFAGLGEEAVKSRIQDFSPKLVLSTSYTKRRGQKIPLKFGDVLLDRNTPGWDGDFTQAVQVESNSPMMVMYTSGTTGRPKGIVLPHGSWMVGHYTTFQILFSLREGDTVFTTADVGWITFSRIMYGTLLHGGKLVFMEGAPDYPKDRIGSIVEMEDPKVFFTSPTLLRMLRIMDLKIRRVEYLATAGEIMDDKSWDYAERVADKVTDIYGQSETGYLVGTPFSLGVESRRGFAGVPFPGAVLVTVDDEGKEVKGTPGHLVLKSPFPTKFVGVWNNEAKFKEYFKYGGHDTGDMGIMDGMYVKIVGRSDDMIKVAGHRITSGEVESVVSEIPGVKDVGAVGVPDEIKGEKLVLFIVGDVHEEDVVREIRNRLGPIYLVDKVVKVNRLPKSRSGKVMRRILKDVVLGRHVDPSILDDPEVVEEIKRALIDRT
- the hsp14 gene encoding archaeal heat shock protein Hsp14, producing MEVILREISKQINDLTKEFYERVLPPIDIFEQGNTLVVTVDMPGFQKSDISIRLTSDGILRIDGKRETDQAGIKHVAQRPSRITREIKLPVKVPKDAEVSGKYENGVLTLKIPIEGAAKVKIE
- a CDS encoding ABC1 kinase family protein — its product is MAIKRGLVILRKMTPRLLKYRSIRKRILQNKEVPKEEIEEEARKFVDTMIELGPTFIKLGQVLSVHPDVLPQEYMRELQRLQDEVPPAPYDQVKEMIFKEAGDIIQDVDPEPVAAASLGQVHVGVLKDGTKVAIKVNRPRVEEVLKEDISLIRTFLPFTRLLLDAGLVEALSLIFRQFSTRIFEELNYEKEAFYTSKIKDELEGFRVKIPRTIKASRHVLVMEYLPGFKITSKEALESFDRKNLAWRVFKVFVYPVLKGEYFHADPHPGNISIDQDGNIILYDFGMSGYIDRETRIKLIRMYVTISRGDPIMLVNVLDQLGAIQPYADRKLLAKGFELMIKGIKGIPVDQLELEEFNRLASEAFFKFPLRLPERIALYFRMSSVLEGTCRMIDPDFDFLPNLVRLVEEEGLLRLAFVDEVMDYVNFLSTGMKERMLKSPQGEVRNSRKWVGIPIVAMSIPTYLLVGDVTAILVALLGLTVTLSLP
- a CDS encoding radical SAM protein, with amino-acid sequence MTNRNIKAIKWFINTQLLGKWYNVAYATFKVTSKCNLKCTFCNPAYYSGTLEEGSTERLKKVIDNLRDSSVVVLSFEGGEPTTRPDILDLLGYAHDGSFYVMLTTNGYRLGDPSFLSKISERIDFLHYSIDEYHWNLKALDNLCKFREFGLKVNVQTVVTRYNINTLEDKVKKVRECGYKILLMPAVDYPDSKVKLEPDKEQFYQVLSYLKGKYGSTLNNSWGFIRALKGEFPKRLTSYAITIYPNGDLPYPDDINGEVIGNLSQNKLGELLNSYRAKELRRKMMENSARYEYLHLQTASFNSIKDLAEYAREMGKWAFTGKA
- a CDS encoding glucose 1-dehydrogenase, producing MKAIVVTPQKPGVDIREIEIQEKGEIRVMTRLSGLCGTDRGIVNGDLDFARPPPGNDYLVLGHETLGEVVEGNDRLRKGDLVVPVVRRGCGECLNCKVGHQDFCETGKFTEIGIRGAHGTMREEFWDSEENLVKVAPSIGEIGVLLEPLSNVVKATRELESIQRRMLWRCEDSTYQCRTAVVLGSGPIGLLFSLTLKTMGFNVIVANRRPPSSVEEEIVKATGSIFINTSSEQLPEMDLLVDTSGHPSAFVPLLQKIRKNGALVLFGTTGKERAEITAEDVTRIVENNVVIMGSVNASKDDFQQGGNLLVTWKEMYGEVMSKFITRKVSVEEAPEVLEHKVPGEIKTVIKWK
- a CDS encoding SRPBCC family protein, which produces MEVTYDFDVMQEQEVVREYLSNPRNLMKYVPAFDDLIDLGENEWELRVSWLITLKLRVTKQVTKDEITYLIKKVDGLIKINSYLRFTILPTMGRTVVRLTFFYKGPLETVAKKQTQDFYKRGVEIFKRDMEGIEAKESIEAKPNPATRQPSLNVESRSSASYDDTFPSILEMKTVSSKRVTLKDVDSVLEEAVVKSINSPILVLLSDGTNIVELRFKGGDLVKIKGDLSSLKESVDVILKSK
- the gapN gene encoding NADP-dependent glyceraldehyde-3-phosphate dehydrogenase, with translation MVSLKELSPELKDIATTDSGSISFKTYLAGDWVSSKELEEVQSPIDLSVYCKVPRLPKEMVDHAIDKVFQTGRWAVRDFPGEKRLEVFHKMAELLNKFRDDLVEVLVIGNGKTRASANGEVNASIERLIRADLDVRKLYGEYVPGDWSSESLEAEAIVRREPLGVVLAITPFNYPLFDVVNKFVYSTVAGNAILIKPAGRTPVPALLFARIAELAGFPKTGLAVLTVPGKEMDAIVSDQRIGVISFTGSTETGERVMRNGGVKQYVMELGGGDSAIVLNDADPVSAGQKLVTSITSYSGQRCDSVKFVFSEPQVYDKLRQVMVEEIKKIKVGDPRDEVNMGPVIEKGAVEELEFAVKDATDKGANVLYGGKRIKDNYVEPTLLEVEKGKVKSLYLYRKEVFLSVAVLTKVESVDEAIELSNGRRYGLDASIFGNDINKIRRAIRLLEVGAVYINDFPRHGIGYFPFGGRKDSGLGREGIGYTIEYVTAYKTVIYNYKGKGIWEYL